DNA sequence from the Bacillus pumilus genome:
TTCGATCTTTCTCGTGTAATGCCTCCATCTCATCTGTCACAACCGTTCCAATCCGTAAATTGATAACAGACATTCCCGTTTGATCGTGGAACAAACGGCCTAGCTGTTCAGAAGCAAATTTTAAAATGCCATAGACATTTTGAGTCGCAGGTACATCGTTTGTTGTAATATGTCTCCCTAGTAAGGAGCGTCCATCTTTTTCATAACGATCGGTCACGTGATTGCTGCTTGCAAAAATGACTTTTCGTATGCCGAGACTTGCAGCTGATCGAAACATAGAATAAGAGCTCCTCCAAAAAATATCATTCATTTTTTCAAACTCCTCATGATTCATCACATCATGCGTCATCTCCATGTTTAAAAGGTGTATGATGACATCTGTATCTCGCGGAATCGCCTCATATAATTCCTGTTCATTCGTTGCATCTGCTAAAATGTCTCCTTTTACACAGCCCGTTTGATCAATAATGGTGATCTCATACTCAGAAGAGAGCGTTTTTGTTAAAATACGGCCGATCACACCGCACCCGCCAATGATCGTGATCTTCTTCATGTGTCTCCTCCTTTCTAATGACGTAGTATGTCCAAGCTTTTATAGATTACAGCCATTTTTTTAAGAATCGAGTGGCCTCGTGACGCATAGCGGCTGTTTCAAAATGACCTGCATGAAGACCAACAAGCTGATACCGTTCTTTCAATGAAGCCGCTTGATAAGTTTGGCTCAATCCCTTTTGAATGCGAGCGACGCCTTCAGCAGGCGTGAGTGGATCAAGTTTTCCAACTAAGCTTAAATGCGGCCTTGGAAAAATCATTTCCTGAATATCAGTTGCCGTAAAGTGCTTTGCTAAGCTTGGTACATAGTAATAAAAGCCATGCCTGTCTAAATTGTTCGTTTCAATTAATGTGTGGTGATCGACCTGTGCGCAAAGATCAATACACACACTGACCCTCTCATCAAGCGCAGCCGTCCACCAGGAAAGAAGCCCGCCCATTGACATTCCAAAAATAGCTAACCGGTCCGGCAGCACATCAGGTCGAGACAGCACATAATCAATTGCACACATACTTTCATACAGCATCATGCCCCACATCACTTTCCCTGTTAAAAGCATTTCCTTAAAAATTTCACTTTCGGTTCTTCCTCTTCTCTCACCAAATCCTGCATGATCAATAGACAGAACACTATAGCCTTTTGAGGTGAACTCTTTCGCATATGAAGGCGCTTGCAAATAATGAGCACCCTTGATGAGCTCTTCCTTCCCATCGACGTAGTTCCCGCCATGAGAGTGCTGAAACAGCACAACTGGTCTTTTTTTCACCGTATCCTTCGGCTTCACAAAATAAGCGGGCACTTCCTCTACACCATGGATTGAAAGAATGAGTGTTTCGATGACGTACGATTCACGATCCTCGACCTTTAACGTATATGCCTCCACGCGATGGCGTTCTGGCATTTCTCCTAACAGACTGAGCAGTTGTTCACGTTTGCTTTCCTTTTCCATTGACGTCACTCCTCCTTTTGTTGATCATCTGTTAACATACGAGATCGATCGTGCAATCACCTTGTTTTCGACAAAATTATGTCCCGGGAAATAAAGAACACCCACCGGTTCATACCGATGGGTGTCATCATTAATTCGCAACAATATTGACAAGCTTTCCAGGAACCGCAATCACTTTGCGAATGGTTTTCCCTTCAAGCTGTTCTTTTACACGTGCATCATTTTTCGCAAGCTCTTCTAACTGTTCTTTAGTTGCATCAGCAGGAACAGTTAATTTTGCTTTCACTTTCCCATTCAATTGTACGACAATTTCTACTTCATCGTCGACAAGCTTTGACTCGTCATATTGCGGCCATGCTTCATAAGAAATAGACCCTTCATGACCAAGTTTATTCCAAAGCTCTTCCGCTACATGCGGTGCAATTGGAGAAAGTAGTTTCACAAAGCCTTCTGCATATTCTTTCGGTAGTGTATCAGCCTTGTAGGCATCATTGATAAACACCATTAATTGTGAGATCCCTGTATTGAAGCGCAGACCTTCATAATGGTCTGTTACCTTCATCACGGTTTCATGATAGCTGCGTTCTAATGCGCCTCCAGTTTGCTCCGTTACTTTATCACTGATTGTGCCATCTTCGTTTGTGAATAGACGCCATACACGATCAAGGAAGCGGCGAGCACCATCAAGTCCTGTTTCAGACCAAGCGATTGATGCATCTAAAGGTCCCATGAACATTTCATAAAGGCGTAATGTATCCGCACCATGAGATTCTACGATATCATCTGGATTGACGACATTTCCTTTTGATTTACTCATTTTTTCATTATTTTCCCCAAGAATCATTCCTTGGTTGAACAATTTCATGAAAGGTTCTTTTGTCGGAACAACACCGATATCATACAAGAACTTATGCCAGAAGCGCGCATATAGAAGATGAAGTACAGCATGTTCTGCTCCGCCAATATATACATCAACAGGAAGCCATTTCTTCAGCTTTTCAGGAGATGCAAGCTCTTCTGAGTTATGCGGGTCAATATAACGTAAGAAATACCAGCAGCTGCCTGCCCATTGCGGCATTGTATTGGTTTCACGGCGTCCTTTTTTACCTGTGACAGGATCGACAACCTCAACCCAATCTTTAATATTGGCTAAAGGTGATTCACCTGTGCCACTTGGCTTAATCTCAGTCGTTTTAGGCAAAATGAGTGGAAGCTCTTCCTCTGAAACAGCTGAAGACGTTCCGTCCTCCCAATGAATAATTGGAATTGGCTCACCCCAATAACGCTGGCGGCTAAATAGCCAGTCTCTTAAACGGTAAGTGACTTTCTTTTCGCCTTTTTGATGTTCTTCCAGCCATGCAATGACTTTTTCAATCGCTTCTTCTTTTCCTAATCCATCGAGGAAATCAGAGTTAATGTGTTTTCCATCACCTGTGTAAGCTTCTTTTTCAATGTCTCCGCCTTCGACAACTTCCTTGATTGGAAGATCAAATGTTTTGGCGAATTCATAGTCACGCTCATCATGGGCAGGTACCGCCATAATCGCGCCTGTTCCATAAGTAGCCAGCACGTAATCTGCAATCCAGATCGGCATCTTTTCACCATTTAATGGATTGATGGCATAAGCGCCTGTGAAAATACCCGTCTTCGTTTTTGCAAGATCTGTCCGCTCTAAGTCGCTCTTAGATTGAATTTCTTTCATATATGCTTCGACTGCTTCTTTTTGAGCAGCTGTTGTCATTTTTTCAACAAGTGCATGTTCTGGTGCAAGTACCGCATAGGTTGCCCCAAACAATGTATCAGGACGCGTTGTGAAAACAGTAAACTGTTCATCATGTCCTTCTACTTCGAAATGAACATGTGCACCTTCTGAACGTCCGATCCAGTTACGCTGCATATCTTTAATGCTTTCAGGCCAATCAATGTCTTCTAAATCTTCTAACAGCCTGTCCGCATATGCCGTAATCTTTAGCATCCATTGCTTCATCGGACGTCTTTCAACCGGATGCCCTCCGCGTTCACTTTTTCCATCAATGACTTCTTCGTTTGCAAGGACTGTGCCAAGCGCTGGGCACCAGTTCACTGGTACTTCATCGATATACGCCAATCCCTTTTCGTACAATTTCAAGAAAATCCATTGTGTCCATTTATAATAATTTGGATCAGTCGTGTTGATTTCTCGATCCCAATCATATGAGAACCCTAGTGATTGAATTTGGCGGCGGAAGTTATTGATGTTCTCTTCTGTAAAGACCGCCGGATCATTCCCTGTATCTAGCGCATACTGTTCTGCTGGAAGACCAAATGCGTCCCATCCCATTGGATGAAGAACATCATATCCCTGCATACGTTTCATGCGTGATAAAATATCCGTTGCTGTGTAGCCCTCAGGGTGCCCGACATGAAGTCCTGCTCCTGATGGATATGGAAACATATCAAGTGCATAGAACTTTGGTTTATCTTCCGAGTCAGATGTGGCGAATGTTTTATGTGTCAGCCAATAATCCTGCCACTTCTTTTCAATTTCCCGATGCTGAAAACTCAATGTGAAAACCTCCTTTAATATGTACGGCTGTATCTGCTCAGATGACCACTGCAAGAATTCAGATTTTTCTAAAATCAACAAAAAACCCTCATCCCTGGAAAGGGACGAGAGATTTTTTGGTTCCCGCGGTACCACCCTTGTTAGCGTAACTTTCTGTTTGTACGCTCACTTAATATCTTTAACGCAGACATGCGACAGAAGCTTTAACGCAACTGCAACTCTGAGGCGAGTTCAGAAGCAGATTTGATTGACTTTCACCAGCCGTCAATTCTCTAAAGACAAATACTGCTTTCCTACTACTCCTCTTCACTGTTCTTATCGTAACCGTCATCTAAGTAGTATTTTATAGAATTATGATCATAAGTGCAAGCAGGTTTGTATACAATGGGAATGTACCCTAGATCAGGGTAAAGTAGAGGATATTATTCGTGTGGAGATCGGTTATGACGGTTGGAGTCTGCATTCTGTGAATGCTGTTCTCTTACAAAATCAAAGCTTCGCAGAACTGCTTCTCCTCCATAACCTGAAATAATTGATAAGATGACCAAGTGCAGACTAGATTCGGGATTTGAGGATAAGACAAGCAGTGTAGCGGCAATCATCCCAACGAGCCAATCTTCAATAAACCCTAAATAAATAAACTTTTTTGTCATTCTGGGCTTCTCTAGCCTACCTTTTTTCTTTACGTGACCGAGAATGCCCATGACCCCTCCAATGGCGCAAGCAATAATGACTTGTTGCAGCATTTTCATCACCTTCCTAAAGCCCTTAGAATAGTAAAGCGACTTCAGGCTGTCCAGCCCCCTGTAATGCCATTCTGCTGTTCCGTCATAATCCATGTAAAAGGTCTATTCTCTCTAACGAAGAAAAAAAGCTTGTTTCTTCCATTATATGTGAATGACCCAAAACAATCTTGATGCATTGGAATCATTTTTACCTAATCCATATTGACTATTTTTGTCATTTTATGAATTATGAGCAATTGATTCCTTCTTTTTCTAAAGAAAAGTCTCCTTACTTACTATATTCTAATGGAGGACAAACTATGATGACAAATTTAACAAAGCCATTGCAATCGTTGAAACAGAACATATGTTATGTTACGTTAGTAAGGAATACCTTTGGTTGAAAAGACAACCATTTGATATGTCTGATAGCAGCAACAAAGGAGGGTAATATGGTCAGCTCGAACATCTTCGGCTTACAAAAACAGCTTGAACTCATAAAAAAAGCGCTAGATCATGCGCGGATTGGTGTTGTCATTACAGACCCTTCTTTAGAGGATAACCCTATCGTTTATGTGAATCATGGCTTTACACACATGACTGGATACAAACCAGATGAGATTCTTGGGCGTAATTGTCGATTCCTTCAAGGGAAAGACACAGATCAAAAGCAGCTCGATTTAATACGTCATGGAATACAGAATAAAACACCTATTACCACACAGCTAAAAAATTATAAAAAAGACGGTACTTTTTTTTGGAATGAACTCAATATAGATCCTCTATACATTGAACAAGATGATAAAACATTTTTCATTGGCTTTCAAAAGGATATTACGAAACAGAAAGAATATGAACAGCTCCTAGAAGATTCCTTACAGGAAGTCACCTCTCTTTCGACGCCAATCGTCCCAATCAAAAATGGTGTATCTGCTCTGCCACTCATTGGAAAACTATCTGAAGAACGCTTTGATGCCATTGTCGCGAAGTTAACTTGTATATTAGATGATTCAAAGGATGATTATTTAATTGTCGATCTTTCTGGTTTAATCGATGTCGATGATTCCGTTGCAGCACGCATTTTCAAGCTGCATCGTCTTCTTAATCTAACCGGAACCGAACTGATCATCACAGGGATCAAACCGCAGCTTGCAATGAAAATGAAAGACTTGGATACAGATTTTCAGGATACAATCACTTATTTGACGGTTAAGGAAGCAATCAAAGGATTACCATTAGCTGAAAACCCTGTGTAAAAAAGGGTTTTTTTAGTTGAAACGCCCCCTAAAAATGGAAAAATGAGGTATGATAGGTGTAATAAAGGATGTAGGGGGGCTACTAGATGATGATGTTACTCATCATAGGTCTTTTATGTGTTTGTTTTGCCATAGGATACGCCGTCAATTTCTTATTACTCAAACACCAGAATGAGCAGATCTTTTCAAAGAAACTATTTTATCCTTTCTTGATCTTGGGTCTCATCTTTTCCATTATGTCATTACCGTTTGCTGCCACAGATGCACCGAAGGCACAAGCAGATCCATCTTCAGAACAGCTGTTAAAGGATCAAAAGCAGCTCACATCTGACATAACGCGCTTAAAAGCTGATAAAGAGGAGCTTACCGCTTCTTTAGAGGACGCAACAAAGGATAAAGAAAAACTAGCGAAAAAGCTAGAAACCATCACCTCAGAAAAAGAAACAATCAAAAAGCA
Encoded proteins:
- a CDS encoding DUF4257 domain-containing protein, which gives rise to MKMLQQVIIACAIGGVMGILGHVKKKGRLEKPRMTKKFIYLGFIEDWLVGMIAATLLVLSSNPESSLHLVILSIISGYGGEAVLRSFDFVREQHSQNADSNRHNRSPHE
- a CDS encoding coiled-coil domain-containing protein, which gives rise to MMMLLIIGLLCVCFAIGYAVNFLLLKHQNEQIFSKKLFYPFLILGLIFSIMSLPFAATDAPKAQADPSSEQLLKDQKQLTSDITRLKADKEELTASLEDATKDKEKLAKKLETITSEKETIKKQEKTIQALEEKIDKLASSNETLKKENKKSSSDTESSTVQRSAPKDEGKSTGGHESQKETKKESAACNIKGSVNGIYHTPSSRYYSRTKNVTKLFCSVEEAERAGYRAPKQ
- a CDS encoding PAS domain-containing protein encodes the protein MVSSNIFGLQKQLELIKKALDHARIGVVITDPSLEDNPIVYVNHGFTHMTGYKPDEILGRNCRFLQGKDTDQKQLDLIRHGIQNKTPITTQLKNYKKDGTFFWNELNIDPLYIEQDDKTFFIGFQKDITKQKEYEQLLEDSLQEVTSLSTPIVPIKNGVSALPLIGKLSEERFDAIVAKLTCILDDSKDDYLIVDLSGLIDVDDSVAARIFKLHRLLNLTGTELIITGIKPQLAMKMKDLDTDFQDTITYLTVKEAIKGLPLAENPV
- a CDS encoding NAD-dependent epimerase/dehydratase family protein, producing MKKITIIGGCGVIGRILTKTLSSEYEITIIDQTGCVKGDILADATNEQELYEAIPRDTDVIIHLLNMEMTHDVMNHEEFEKMNDIFWRSSYSMFRSAASLGIRKVIFASSNHVTDRYEKDGRSLLGRHITTNDVPATQNVYGILKFASEQLGRLFHDQTGMSVINLRIGTVVTDEMEALHEKDRTKRTLLSHEDLAGMIKAAIETTVPFGTYYAVSENEEKPWSTENTKQELGYRPDVNTTEILEENDQA
- a CDS encoding alpha/beta hydrolase family protein — translated: MEKESKREQLLSLLGEMPERHRVEAYTLKVEDRESYVIETLILSIHGVEEVPAYFVKPKDTVKKRPVVLFQHSHGGNYVDGKEELIKGAHYLQAPSYAKEFTSKGYSVLSIDHAGFGERRGRTESEIFKEMLLTGKVMWGMMLYESMCAIDYVLSRPDVLPDRLAIFGMSMGGLLSWWTAALDERVSVCIDLCAQVDHHTLIETNNLDRHGFYYYVPSLAKHFTATDIQEMIFPRPHLSLVGKLDPLTPAEGVARIQKGLSQTYQAASLKERYQLVGLHAGHFETAAMRHEATRFLKKWL
- the leuS gene encoding leucine--tRNA ligase, whose protein sequence is MSFQHREIEKKWQDYWLTHKTFATSDSEDKPKFYALDMFPYPSGAGLHVGHPEGYTATDILSRMKRMQGYDVLHPMGWDAFGLPAEQYALDTGNDPAVFTEENINNFRRQIQSLGFSYDWDREINTTDPNYYKWTQWIFLKLYEKGLAYIDEVPVNWCPALGTVLANEEVIDGKSERGGHPVERRPMKQWMLKITAYADRLLEDLEDIDWPESIKDMQRNWIGRSEGAHVHFEVEGHDEQFTVFTTRPDTLFGATYAVLAPEHALVEKMTTAAQKEAVEAYMKEIQSKSDLERTDLAKTKTGIFTGAYAINPLNGEKMPIWIADYVLATYGTGAIMAVPAHDERDYEFAKTFDLPIKEVVEGGDIEKEAYTGDGKHINSDFLDGLGKEEAIEKVIAWLEEHQKGEKKVTYRLRDWLFSRQRYWGEPIPIIHWEDGTSSAVSEEELPLILPKTTEIKPSGTGESPLANIKDWVEVVDPVTGKKGRRETNTMPQWAGSCWYFLRYIDPHNSEELASPEKLKKWLPVDVYIGGAEHAVLHLLYARFWHKFLYDIGVVPTKEPFMKLFNQGMILGENNEKMSKSKGNVVNPDDIVESHGADTLRLYEMFMGPLDASIAWSETGLDGARRFLDRVWRLFTNEDGTISDKVTEQTGGALERSYHETVMKVTDHYEGLRFNTGISQLMVFINDAYKADTLPKEYAEGFVKLLSPIAPHVAEELWNKLGHEGSISYEAWPQYDESKLVDDEVEIVVQLNGKVKAKLTVPADATKEQLEELAKNDARVKEQLEGKTIRKVIAVPGKLVNIVAN